The window ctgtcatctgtatttatagtgttgttgtatgtgtgttatgtaatcctttgtactgtgtgtcttgatttgtttttgtttgtatggaccttgagtctgaagctatagcttcttgaatcttgacacattccgcttgccatagttcaagaagttgcagcgcacatttgaaaacgtgaggcgctagagagcaaattcattcgactttgcaaaataaaattgcaccactagatgggggaagaaattacataatgtccctttaagtagaagtatagatactgggGTTTAAAATTACTCAATTAAAAGTTGAAGCATCAACTCAAGCTTTTTACTCAAGTAGAAGTGAAACATTAAAGGCTTAGAAATATACTTTTAGTTTATATTTATACTAATTGATATTGCATATCTAATTTTAAATATAGATATGCGATCAAAGACGACCAACCAAGTTTTGGCCTGATAATATGCACACAAGTTatttaaatgtacaaatatgtTTATTTAGAACACACAATGGATTACATCGTACAACAAGTTTTTGATTGCCATAAGCTCATGCCACTTCGGTGCGCAAGGTTTGCAGCGCATTCGATAGGAGTTGTCTTTTGTTCCTTCGATTTCAAACAACTCTTGCAGGTAGGGCCAGGGATGTTGTGGAATCCCTTCAACAGTCAAGCGCAAAGGAAGAACACGCTCTTTATCCTTGGTTACATCAGAACCAATGAGATGTCTGAATTGCATATTGCGTTTGAATCAAAACACAGGCAGTCCATTGGATTTTGCACGCAGGAAGAGACAGCGATaccattaaaaaaagagagaaagaaataaaagtaacaatcccgttttttaaaatgtaaggagtagaaagtacagataattgtgtaaaaaaaatgagTAGAAGTAAAAAGTTGAAGttttcgttacttgacacctctagTTAATGTAATTTCATTTGATAATATTCATCCACTTTTGCATTTCAGGCCagcaaaatattttaaaaaatgttggaaGAGACAAtttaagctttaaaaaaaaaaggtaaaattgGTTTATTTCAAAGATGTAATATCAACAGATGGCTGTTGTCATGATTTGTTACAACAGTTGTATCCATGAACTGCTCAGTGGGCAGGGGATCTCCTGTTTTGTCTGCAACTGTGTTAGAAAGTCATTGAagtgtttaaaaacaatgttcctcaagaaaaaaaaaaaaattgggatttgcatatttctcccCCTACAGTGCGTAATTTGATTAAATGATTAAAGGAATCTGGAGAAATTTCAGTGTGTAACAGGCAAGAGTACAAGCCTAAGTTGAACACCCTTAGATGGCATTTCATCGTGACCTGTCATTGATTAACCTTCAAGGCCGCATCTTTGCCGGGAAGAATGCATTTTTCAACACGACGATGTAAAATTATATTCTACACATATTACAGATTCATGGCTGAAGAGAAAGAGGGTGTGGGTACTCAACtcgcctgcctgcagtcctgacCTGTCCCCAGTTAAGAACGTTTGGAgagttttgaaaagaaaaaatgtgacAATAATGTCCCTGTATTGTTGGGACACCTGAAGATGTGTTTGCAAGAAGAATGGGACaaaacagctgaaaggcttcatCACTTGGTTTTTCTCAATGGTTTTCTTGGTTTTTATTTAAGTGTTGTGAGGAGGAAAGGCAACGGTACAGAGTGGTAAATATGTTTTAATATGTTTGCAGGTctgaaatgcaaaaatgcaCGTTTATTAACAAATTAGATGTTGATGAGCTTCATACAgtctgcactgaaaaaaagtaACTATGAGGAACTGACTCGTTTGGAAGTagattttcttgtttttcacaTTACCGGCCCTGAAACTGCCCTCACGCCCGGGGGctgagataccgcagttcataactttggtttccagcccccGCACTGCACGGTTTTACTTTACAGTTGCTAAATTAATTGCATTAATGTGTAACGgcagggggagccaaagagcaaaaacatTGCCAAATTCACTCCTGTTACTTAGACGTAGTGACAATTCCCATTTGCTCTTGTGATgacatttagttattttttcaaatctttttttaatacattttgaGTGATTACCTGTTCGATATGTTCAACTTTTAAATTCGGCATCCAGTGGATATTTTCTGGTCTAATATAATGTGCGATATGATGTTATGAGTGGCTGAATGTTTTGGAACGTTATGCATTATATTGGAGAACTGttggcaaaaaaacctgaaggCTGTCACACTTGCTCACACAAGGGTACTAATGATTTTTACAGTCAACATTGTTGTGTTTGTTCTACAAAGCAGAGAATATTAAAAGGTTAGAAACCCTTCCATCAAGTAGGTCTGTTCAAAGTTGAAGTGATTTCTCTATTATCTATTACATGATATTTAACATCTGACAAGGTTTATTCCCTCTTCAGCCATCCTGGTCTACAGAGTATTTCGTAATGAGGCAAAGAGAAACGTGAAGCTGCTTCACGGCATCATTCACCTGCTCACcctcatcatcagcatcataggtgagaaagagagaaaaatgatgTTTCCAAGTTTCATATTTGAAGATGGCTTCTGAAAATTTcaaggtgtgtttgtgtgtgtgtgtttgtgtgtgtgtgtgtgtgtgtgtgcgtgtaggtATCGTAGCTGTGTTTGACTTCCACAGAGCAGCCAAAATTCCAGACATGTACTCTCTGCACAGCTGGTGTGGCATGGCCACCTTTGTTCTTTTCTGTTTACAGGTACACACTCAGTGATATAAACCCAGCACATCTAAAAGGTGATTTGGATCAAATCACTAATCTTGTATTCCTCCATTTCTCTCAGTGGGTAATGGGTTTGCTgttcttcctgtttcctgttgcGTCGCTGTGGTTACGAGCCATGTACCTCCCCATCCATGTGTTCTGCGGCCTGACTCTGCTTGTCATGGCTATAGGGACGAGCCTGCTTGGCATCACAGAGAAGCTCCTCTTCAGCATCATGTATGTCTGTCTGATTGTCTGTGTCCATTTATCtaatcagctttttttcttacACAAATTCGGTTGACAACGTAGTGGACAGCAGGACAGCAAGCAAATCTACAGCtttttggttttaaaaaaaagacaactccACAACTGTGGAGTAACAGTTAATGCTGAGTCACACACTGTTTCAGTAAGTAAAGACAGCTGAGGTGTGTTTTGTGAGTCCTTTGCATGTTTCTGTTAGTTTGTAAATACTAAAAGTAGATAAACTGGTGAGGAGTAAGGGATGAAAGCAGTTAAAATGTTTGTCAGTGTTTAAAGGTGTGCAAACACCGAAGTGCTCTGATAACACGCTGCTCAAGATGTTCCTTCTATATAAGACCACATCTGTATTAGACCACAATTgtaaactgaaaacagttcaAATGTCAGTTGCTTTGTGATAACTGATAGCAGTTGAACTGTCAAATGAAgcataattcaattcagttcagttttatttaaatagcgccaaattacaacaaatgtcacttaaataatatagtccaattcaagccaattggagttcaattcattgtaatcataatccaatgaaatccaactaattaatttcaaaataatccaattaatttatataaagccaattaaaaaacaatttcctagccaaggaaaccaacagattgcactgaaacttctcttcagtccaatctcccatcctgagcgtgcctgaggcgactgtggaaaggaacgactcccttttaacaggaagaaacatctggcagaaccagactcaggaagggtggccatccgcctcgaccagctggggtttgagaagacagaaaagaggggacaacaaacactgtaacaccattcaaaggatacctgttggaacagggaaaagTTAATGACcgcaataatgtcacatgtacataatataatttgagaaattaaacaggggagaAAAAGAGAGTACATTGAGGTAAGGtctgacagatgagctcccccagcagtctaggcctatagcagcttaactatgggatgtttcaggatcacctgagccatccctaactataagctttaccaaaaaagaaagttttaagcctagtcttaaaagtggaaatggtgtctgcttcccggacatttactggcagcttattccacaagagaggggcctgataactgaaggctctgcctcccattctacttttaaaaactccgggatccacaagtaaacctgcagtttgggagttaagtgctctgttaggaaaatatcttataatgagatctttaagatatgatggagctcggtcattaagagctttatatgtgaggagaagaatcttaaattctattctgaattttaCAGGGAGCCAataaagagaagctaaaactggagaaatatgatctctgctgttagttttCATCAGaattctggctgcagcattttggatcagttggaggcttttcagagaatatgtgggacagcccaataataaagaattacagtagtccaatcttgaagtaacaaatgcatggagcagtttttctgcatcactctgagacaggatgttcctgagtttaacaatattaagaaggtgaaagaaggcagaccgagaaacctgttttatatgagcgtcaaatgataaattctggtgaaaaataactccaaggttcctcactgtagaactagaagccaaggaaatgccatctagagtaactacataaatagacaatttctccctgaaacgctcaggtccaaagataacgacttcagttttgtctgaatttagtagcagacagttctgagtcatccaggtctttatgtctttcagACATGCTTGtaatctgaccaacctattggtttcatctggttttatagataagtacagctgagtattatcagcataacaatggaaatttatgccatactgtctaataatgttacctaatcgaagcatgtataaagtaaaaagaatcggtccaagcacagaaccccgaggaactccatgacttactctggtgtgtgtgaggaagattcttaatttacaagaacaaactgaaatatttcagataaatatgacttaaaccagcctaatgcagttcctttaatcccaataacatgttaaagtctctttaataaaatactgtgatcgatcgtatcaaatgcagcactgagatccaacaggacaagcacagacacaagtccgctatcagaggctaagaggagaccattggtaactttcagcagtgcagtttctgtgctatgatgcactctgaatcctgactgaaactcttcaagcagattatttctgtgtaaatgatcacaaagctgagctgcaactattttttcaagaactttagacaaaaaagggagattggatataggtcgatAATTaaccaacacttctgaatcaagtgttgattctattaaaaaaaaacatgcagggatggtttagaagagactattgctgttgttagctcagagagctcaactgggcagaagctgtctaaatacaaatcaggttctaaagatacttctaaagctgctgtacttgatgatacatcactgataatagtgggaaggactccatcaatcttctctctgatagaaacaattttattgatatgaAATCATGaatctcatgaaatcatcactgctgagagttaaaggaataactggctcagcagagctcggactctttgtcagcctggctacagtgctgaaaagaaacctgggattattcttattctcaatcaatgatgaataataagcagttctatctttatgaagggctttcttatacgttattaaactatctttccagactaattgagactcttctaaattagaggaacgccactgtctctccagctttcttgcagtctgctttaaagcatgcagctgtgaattataccaaggagccaacctcttctgactgattaccttccttttcagaggggcaaccttgtccagtgttgtacgcattgaaactatagtgccgtcaacaagagagtcaagtatTGCTGGAGTAAtatttaggtagtcgtcctctgtcatatctgcacatggcagtgaagaaaaggatgatggaattaactctttaaatctggttagaggattctctgatagacaccttctatatgtatcTTCTCATAAgttgtatagtcaagtaatgtaaattCAAAAGtaatcaaaaaatggtcagataagacagggttatgagggaacactgttaactgttcactctcaatgccataagtcagaacaagatcaagagtgtgattaaggcagtgagtcggtctgtgaacactctgagaaaatccaatagagtctaatatagaattaaagttaatattaagactgtcattttcaacatctacatggaTATTAAAGTGACcaactacaatgactttatctgtactcagcactaactgggataaaaactctgagaattcagacagaaactcagaataagggccaggtggacgatacacaacaacaaacacaagaggtttctgggatttccactttgcgtgggaaaaactgagaatcagagattcaaaagagctcaaactaatcttgagTCTAGGACTGATTAATAACCCAGATATGAAGATTGCTACCACTTGTCCTTGTTCGAGGAATGTGAACATTTAAATAGTCAGAGgaagttgattcattaatgctaacatgatcctcctgctgcagccaggtttctgtaagacaaaatatatcaatgtgatgatcacaaatcaactcattcactaacagagacttcaatattcagcaaaccacatttaatagtttgatgtttttgttcagttaaagattttgtttaaattttttttttgcacaagaagattttctccttttgtgtttattgattgggggggtagcagcaggtgggaagccgcagagaagtgtgtaagaccacaactctgcatcctggtctcaatcctgggttgtcatgtttttggatgactaataaatttgtccatatttttagaaatgagagctgctccttccaaagtgggatggatgccgtctctcctcaccAGGCCagcttttctccagaaagattgccaattttTTATGTAgaccacgttgtttgctggacaccatctagttaactatgcaaaaatTTGTAAATTCTAGGGAGAAATTAGtagtccaagaggagcaagaaattccacagtacagaaacaaggtaacaggaagtgatgcaatacgtcttactgCAAACCAAAGCGTCAGCCTCCTCTCAGAAGAGATGAAAGAGAACAACATTTTAGTAGATAGCGAAGCTTGAAACATTTGAGCTGTACATGGCTGACATGGCAGTCGGTATATAAGAAATCAAAGCTGTTAAAGAACAACTCTTGTTTCCGAAAGAGTTTTACAAAGCAAACATTGGCTCTTGAGGAAGaacattttatgttttctctGTAGTTTTCGGAATAAGAGGAAGAGGCTTTGGTTAGCATCCGCTCATGTCGATGGGATTCTGTCTGCAGTGGAAAGTGAATGAAAGAGTTTACGAAAGCTGTGTGGCATCAGTAATACGAAGAAGGCAGGAGAGGCTCAACTGCGAGTTGTGTGTCTGCACTGCTGGACGTAACATTTTTCTCCCACGACACACTGAAGCTGCTCAGTCTGTCTTTTTCCCCCATGGCACAGTGGGAGAAGCTTAGAACAGCTGTGGAGTAGAAGAGGGAAAAGGAAAGAACGCAGTTAAAGCTTCCTAACAAATATTAATCCAACAAAACATAACCCCATCTATTTCCAGGGGCCTCTCGATTTACAGTTTAAGCACTGAGTTTTACTATCTTCTTTtgaaacaaaacacattttagcACTGATACATCATATAATCTACATTTAAAGTTTGTAGCACTCTTCTAAGCTCTaggtcctgaatgttttcctttctctccATTCCAAGGCCAACCTACTCCAAGTTCGCACCAGAAGGGGTGCTGGCCAACATCTTGGGGATCCTGCTGGTGCTCTTCGGGGCACTGGTGTGTTACTTGATCACCAGGGAGGAGTACAGACGCCCACCAAACCCAGAGGAAGAATCTCTCTCTGTCCACTTCAAGACCCTGACCGAGGGTGGGTCCCCGACCACACCCTGACCTCGTTTTGATGCCTCTCTGCTCATCTATATACAAACAATGTCCTGCCAACAGACTGTTTCTGccacagtttctgtttataTAACTAAGTGGTCATAAAAGACAGTGTTAGTGTAAGCTTTGGTTTGGAGAAGTGCAAAAAAATGGATGGGGAACTGTAATGATCGTAATATTCCTATAAACGTGCCAACTTGACCCATTGAACCTCACCGTGCACTGACACCTCTGTCTGTCTTCTCCCAAAAGGATTAATTTATTCTTAAGTGATAGAGTTGAATttatagagagaaaaaaagcttgGAGTCCGATAGTCCTGTTAATTCTATATTTGGTGAAATTTACACTACAGATGAATTCATAGCTTTGTCAGGGGTCTCCCACTGTGTGTACTTGCATTATAGATTTAGAGTTTAGTCTCAATTTATCTGTGGATGACACCATTTGATTAATACATTTTGAAAGAACAGGCTACATACAGTCTTATGCTACATACACTGGATATGCTTCATTCCGTCTCATTTGTGAAATAGAGCGACAGTAAGCCACGCTCAAAGGAAAATAGGGAAAACGCACGGAGATAGACAAAGACTGCACAAACCAAACTGGTGGATTTTCTTCTTTAACACTTTAACACAAAGAATTGAAAAACCTTAGGTCTGAGTAAACATTTTTAGTAAAGCCTTACAGTAAATGGTGGTTTCAGAGAACTGACTGTTCTGTCACATGCGTGAGATGACACTTTCTGTGTCGAGTCAGCTTTTGTACCAGTGAAGTTTGAGGTGAGGATCTCGTTAGTTGCTCATGATATAAGACAGCAACATTGAAACAAAAGCAGGAAAAAGAACATGGCTCGATAACGAGGATTAGAGGAAAATCCTCTCTGAGAAAGTTTAATGAATGAAACCCAGTGTAAGCAGCACTATCCTTTAAAGCTTTCTTTGAGCTATAAAGATAAAACACACAATTTGTATGTTTTATCTTAAGAAAACGCCATAGAAACCCCAATAAATGTAAAGTTTGAGCATCTACCTTTGCAGTCATGGAAGTAACCTGTGGAGTTTGTGTTCAGATGTGGTATAGTTTGATGCTCTAAATATGTTAAACTCAAATCTTTGAATGTGTTTTATGATTGTGCCTTTTGTTTTAAGTTCAGGTGTTGGCTCTGGTGCCTGATACAGAGCGTTGCTAAATTTACATTGCTGGATGTTATTTATCTCTATGTATCTCACGGCAATGTCATTGTTCAAATGAAGTCCTAGTCTCTCTTCGATGACCTGAAATAAAGTGTGTGAAACGGCTTCACTTTtcatttggatttttcatgTATATTCATACCATTTGGAAGCATTTGTAACAAATAAAATTTTACAGCTAAAGGGCCCAATTTAATTTTCAAAGATTCAACTTTTCCACTTCTTTTCTTCTATAACAGCTACTTTTTAAGGTTAAACTCCCACTTCCGTCAAAAAGGTGTTCttcctttttcctctttttggtTCGTCTTTACTGAGTAGAATTCTGCATTAGTCAGATCCTACTAGATTGTTTTCTAACAGTAAGACGAGGCCCAATTCTTCCCCTTGATTCGACCCCTTCATTTTGCACTCTAGCAGGTAGGATAGGTGATCAAGTTGTAGTGGTCATCTTGCCATCCGGGGTGGGGGGGCTTAACCGGTCATCTGGATGAGGGGGTGTGCTCAAATGTTTGACTGAGATTTGACTATATCAAATATAAAAACAGAGCATCAAAATTCAATAAGCAGCTATTTGCTTAAGTGTTCATATCAACGAAAGATACAGTAGGATTCCACTAGTTCTTCCACCACTGccaaaacaaagctaaaatagtaaatatatgaataacCTAACCACATGATGAAACAATGCTCTGTTTCTACTGGATATGTAACTAAATAACCAAAAATCAATACCAATATTCTGCTTACAGAATGTTACACTGCCCCCAAGTGGGAAGATTTACACAACATAATATACAATGTAGGTTAAACATCCATTGCCAGTTAGTGAATCCACCTCGAAAAGTTGTGTGAAAGAGTGTATCCATGTGGACTGTCCCTGTAGGGTCACACTCGGAAGGAGAAAGACTTTTATGTGTCTGTCATTCagctttatttctctttttaaaggTAACTCAGCAGTCAGTTTTTTCACATGAGTTGATTCCAAACACATTCacgttgttttaaatgttcaataATGATGTTCCTCTTACTGTGGTAACTGTCCTGGGTTTTAAATATTCAATCATTTTACAGTGAAGAAGCCCACAGTAGCCCCACTGTCAGGGA is drawn from Odontesthes bonariensis isolate fOdoBon6 chromosome 21, fOdoBon6.hap1, whole genome shotgun sequence and contains these coding sequences:
- the cyb561 gene encoding transmembrane ascorbate-dependent reductase CYB561; this translates as MEDSVPRHSGSMFAGLVGASQVLGLLVVVLTGVWMGHYRGGFAWDGSTMEFNLHPLCMVLGLVFLQGDAILVYRVFRNEAKRNVKLLHGIIHLLTLIISIIGIVAVFDFHRAAKIPDMYSLHSWCGMATFVLFCLQWVMGLLFFLFPVASLWLRAMYLPIHVFCGLTLLVMAIGTSLLGITEKLLFSIMPTYSKFAPEGVLANILGILLVLFGALVCYLITREEYRRPPNPEEESLSVHFKTLTEGGSPTTP